From the genome of Muricauda sp. SCSIO 64092, one region includes:
- a CDS encoding LysM peptidoglycan-binding domain-containing protein, producing MNVRFFALFLLCAFLGPYSLSAQEEKKDSLNVAVDSLNRERPILLQTQDNTIQDASLQVPVAKTETEQASLRDMEQAYTYDSLWLKELAKHEDYFKEMYAQVTRMDVDTTEFLELPTDTLKARLQRLDEKTPFNIAYNPSLERVIKTFLTKKRGLMQRMLTASQFYFPLFEQELDNQNIPLEVKYLAIVESALNPRAKSRVGATGLWQFMFSTGKIYGLDVSSYVDDRSDPIASTKAAGKYLAKLYDIFNDWDLALAAYNSGPGNVNKAIRRSGGYKNYWNIRRNLPRETAGYVPAFLAAMYLFEYAEEHGLKGEKIERPYFETDTVHVKELITFDQISSLVGISKEELEVLNPQYKLNIIPKVKGKTYTLRLPVKHMGKFVSNEQAIYAYAKTELDKQEKPLPRLVNSSDRIRYKVKSGDYLGKIAQRYGVGISQIKRWNGLRSNNLRIGQRLTIYPRKPVTTTQSKAVATNQSKTKPIALPNDPSKVHEVQSGDSLWTISRKYPGISIENLREWNGIRGNNLKPGTKLRLCNCSS from the coding sequence ATGAACGTAAGATTTTTTGCCCTATTCCTGTTATGTGCATTTCTTGGGCCCTATTCGCTAAGTGCCCAAGAAGAAAAAAAGGATAGCCTAAATGTAGCGGTTGATTCCTTGAATAGGGAGCGGCCCATTCTGCTCCAAACCCAGGACAACACTATTCAAGATGCTTCCCTACAGGTTCCAGTGGCAAAAACGGAAACCGAACAAGCTTCGCTCAGGGATATGGAGCAAGCCTATACTTATGACAGCCTTTGGCTAAAGGAACTGGCAAAACACGAGGATTATTTCAAGGAAATGTATGCCCAGGTTACCCGAATGGATGTGGACACCACGGAATTCCTGGAACTCCCTACGGATACCTTAAAGGCTCGCTTACAACGGTTGGATGAAAAAACACCGTTCAACATTGCCTACAACCCTTCCTTGGAACGGGTGATAAAAACCTTTTTGACCAAAAAAAGGGGGCTAATGCAGCGTATGTTAACGGCAAGCCAATTCTATTTCCCGTTGTTTGAACAAGAGTTGGACAATCAAAATATTCCTTTGGAGGTGAAATATTTGGCCATTGTGGAGTCCGCACTCAATCCCAGGGCAAAGTCCAGGGTAGGTGCTACCGGCCTTTGGCAATTTATGTTTTCAACGGGAAAGATATACGGGTTGGATGTTAGTAGCTATGTGGATGACCGCAGTGATCCCATTGCATCAACCAAAGCAGCGGGAAAATACCTGGCCAAATTGTATGACATATTCAACGATTGGGATTTGGCCTTGGCGGCCTACAATTCCGGTCCCGGAAATGTCAATAAGGCCATCCGTCGCTCGGGAGGATATAAAAACTATTGGAACATACGTAGGAACCTTCCACGTGAAACGGCAGGTTACGTACCGGCTTTTTTAGCGGCCATGTATCTTTTTGAGTATGCCGAAGAGCACGGTTTAAAGGGGGAAAAAATTGAGAGGCCCTATTTTGAAACCGATACCGTTCATGTAAAGGAGCTCATTACCTTTGATCAGATTTCGAGCCTGGTTGGGATTTCCAAAGAAGAACTGGAGGTACTGAACCCACAATATAAATTGAATATCATCCCCAAAGTAAAGGGAAAGACCTATACCTTGCGCCTTCCGGTGAAACACATGGGCAAGTTCGTATCCAATGAGCAGGCCATCTACGCTTATGCAAAGACTGAGCTGGACAAACAGGAAAAACCCCTTCCACGCCTTGTCAATAGTAGTGATCGTATTCGATATAAGGTAAAAAGTGGGGATTATTTGGGGAAAATTGCCCAACGGTACGGGGTTGGCATAAGTCAGATCAAACGATGGAACGGATTGCGAAGCAATAACCTCCGTATTGGACAGCGCTTGACCATTTATCCAAGAAAACCCGTTACCACAACACAATCTAAAGCGGTGGCCACGAATCAATCCAAGACCAAACCAATTGCACTTCCCAACGACCCTTCCAAGGTGCACGAAGTTCAATCTGGGGACTCCCTTTGGACCATTTCCAGAAAATATCCAGGAATTAGTATTGAAAATTTACGAGAATGGAACGGTATTCGCGGGAACAACTTGAAACCGGGAACAAAGTTGAGACTGTGCAATTGTTCTTCGTAA
- a CDS encoding phosphoglycerate kinase, which produces MKTIDDYIFEDKKALIRVDFNVPLDGEFNVTDTSRIEAAKPTILKVLEDGGSAVLMSHLGRPKGQRNEDMSLKHISEKVSEIIGVQVKFVDDCVGEKVEQAYGNLQSGEILLLDNLRFYSEETSGDKDFAEKLSKFGDVYVNDAFGTAHRAHASTTIVAQFFPENKCFGYLLAKEIKAIEKVMQTGEKPVTAILGGAKVSSKITIIENILDKVDHLIIGGGMTYTFVKAQGGQVGDSICEDDKLDLALDILKKAAEKNVMVHLPVDVVAADAFDNGANTQTVSVNEIPEGWQGLDAGPKTLEKFKEVILQSKTILWNGPVGVFEMESFAKGTIAVGNYVDEATQKRAFSLVGGGDSVAAVKQFGFQDKVSYVSTGGGAMLESLEGKTLPGIAAILG; this is translated from the coding sequence ATGAAAACAATAGACGACTATATTTTTGAAGATAAAAAGGCTTTGATCCGTGTAGATTTTAATGTGCCTTTGGACGGGGAATTCAATGTAACCGATACCAGTAGGATCGAAGCTGCAAAGCCTACCATTCTAAAAGTTTTGGAAGACGGGGGCAGTGCCGTTTTAATGAGCCATTTGGGGAGACCAAAAGGGCAGCGGAATGAGGATATGTCCCTAAAACATATCAGTGAAAAGGTCTCTGAAATCATAGGGGTACAGGTAAAGTTTGTAGATGATTGCGTGGGTGAAAAAGTAGAACAGGCCTATGGAAACTTACAAAGTGGGGAAATTCTATTGTTGGACAACCTTAGGTTTTACAGTGAGGAAACCAGTGGCGATAAGGATTTTGCCGAAAAACTTTCAAAATTTGGGGATGTCTATGTGAACGATGCTTTCGGTACCGCCCACCGTGCACATGCCTCAACCACCATTGTTGCACAATTCTTTCCGGAAAACAAGTGCTTTGGCTATTTGCTGGCCAAGGAAATAAAAGCAATAGAAAAGGTAATGCAGACCGGGGAAAAACCGGTGACCGCAATTCTTGGGGGAGCAAAGGTTTCTTCCAAAATTACCATAATTGAGAACATCCTGGACAAGGTAGACCACCTTATTATTGGCGGGGGTATGACATATACGTTCGTGAAAGCGCAAGGGGGACAGGTTGGGGACTCCATTTGTGAGGACGATAAATTGGACCTGGCCTTGGACATTCTAAAAAAAGCCGCGGAAAAGAATGTTATGGTGCACCTACCCGTGGATGTGGTGGCCGCCGATGCTTTTGATAATGGGGCCAATACACAGACCGTTTCGGTAAACGAAATTCCGGAAGGATGGCAAGGATTGGATGCAGGACCAAAAACCCTGGAGAAATTCAAAGAGGTCATTTTACAGTCGAAAACCATTTTATGGAATGGCCCGGTTGGTGTTTTTGAAATGGAGAGCTTTGCCAAAGGAACGATCGCTGTGGGAAATTACGTTGATGAGGCTACACAAAAAAGGGCCTTTTCATTGGTCGGTGGAGGTGATTCGGTTGCGGCGGTCAAACAATTTGGTTTTCAGGACAAGGTCAGCTATGTATCTACCGGTGGTGGCGCGATGCTAGAAAGTTTGGAAGGGAAAACACTGCCAGGTATCGCTGCAATATTGGGCTAA
- a CDS encoding ATP-binding protein, which translates to MLFKNALGQKHLKSHLVTSADRGRIPHAQLFVGPEGCGSLPIALAYAQYVISKSHPKDSDAYNSCLHKCTTFTHPDIHFAFPVSNSDKIKSHAVSDNYLQEWRQFLSEQPYGNLFDWYRFVGIEKKQGQIGVDEAQDIVKKLSLKSYEGGYKILIVWMAEKMNVAASNKLLKLIEEPPKQTVILLLVEEEEQLISTIKSRCQVLHFPPLPEAIIAEGLVEKGLDRDQAKQLAHEANGNFNKALDLMNQDSEDLIFEKWFVQWVRSAFKAKGNKAAIRDLILWSEELAKVGREVQKKFLKYCISIIRQALLLNYNAPELVYSKMHMDNFELKKFAPFIHENNIQAIFGELESAMLHVERNGNSRLIFTDLSIKLTRLLHVKAS; encoded by the coding sequence ATGCTTTTTAAAAATGCCTTAGGCCAAAAACACCTAAAAAGTCATCTGGTTACCTCTGCCGATAGGGGGCGAATTCCGCACGCCCAACTTTTTGTGGGTCCGGAAGGCTGCGGCTCCCTCCCCATTGCATTGGCCTATGCCCAATATGTTATAAGTAAGTCCCATCCCAAGGACTCTGACGCCTATAATAGTTGTTTGCATAAATGTACCACCTTTACGCATCCGGATATTCATTTTGCGTTTCCTGTTTCCAATTCCGACAAGATAAAAAGTCACGCGGTAAGCGACAATTACCTTCAGGAATGGCGGCAGTTTTTATCGGAACAGCCTTATGGAAACCTCTTTGATTGGTACCGATTTGTGGGGATTGAAAAAAAGCAGGGACAGATTGGGGTGGACGAAGCGCAGGATATTGTCAAGAAACTCTCTTTAAAGTCTTATGAAGGCGGTTACAAAATCCTAATTGTTTGGATGGCTGAAAAAATGAATGTTGCCGCCTCCAACAAACTTCTAAAACTAATTGAAGAACCCCCTAAACAGACGGTGATCCTGTTGTTGGTCGAAGAAGAGGAACAATTGATCAGCACTATTAAATCCCGCTGTCAGGTCCTTCACTTCCCGCCATTGCCAGAAGCTATTATTGCAGAGGGTTTGGTTGAAAAAGGCTTGGATCGGGACCAGGCAAAACAATTGGCACACGAAGCCAATGGAAACTTTAATAAGGCCTTGGATTTAATGAACCAGGATTCTGAGGACCTGATCTTTGAAAAATGGTTTGTACAGTGGGTCCGGAGTGCATTTAAGGCCAAAGGCAACAAAGCGGCCATTCGCGATCTGATCCTATGGAGCGAAGAGCTTGCCAAAGTTGGTCGTGAAGTTCAGAAAAAGTTTCTGAAATATTGTATTTCCATTATTAGACAAGCACTATTATTGAATTATAATGCGCCTGAACTGGTCTATTCCAAAATGCATATGGACAATTTTGAGCTGAAAAAATTTGCTCCATTCATTCACGAAAACAATATCCAGGCAATTTTTGGAGAATTGGAATCGGCAATGCTCCATGTGGAACGCAATGGAAATTCAAGGCTTATTTTTACGGATTTATCCATTAAATTAACCCGCCTTTTGCATGTAAAGGCTTCTTAA
- a CDS encoding DoxX family protein: MHLHLEGNYAQGILLVFLIIVFLQSGIDKVMDWKGNLSWLKGHFAKSPFKNGVPFLLGTITVMEIASGLLCVLGLVHLLLHDNAVFALYGALVSGITLLMLLLGQRVAKDYEGAKTIVIYLVPTVLLLFLLQ, from the coding sequence ATGCACCTACATCTTGAGGGAAATTATGCCCAGGGCATTTTACTCGTTTTTTTGATCATTGTGTTTTTACAGAGCGGTATTGATAAAGTAATGGATTGGAAAGGCAACCTTTCCTGGTTAAAGGGCCATTTTGCGAAATCACCCTTTAAAAATGGGGTTCCCTTTTTGTTGGGAACCATTACCGTGATGGAAATTGCCTCGGGGCTGCTATGCGTTTTGGGATTGGTGCATTTGCTGCTGCATGACAACGCCGTTTTTGCCTTGTATGGCGCCTTGGTTTCCGGGATTACCCTTTTAATGCTTTTATTGGGCCAGCGTGTGGCCAAAGATTATGAGGGGGCCAAAACCATAGTCATTTATTTGGTGCCCACAGTGCTTTTGTTGTTTTTATTGCAATAA
- a CDS encoding OmpH family outer membrane protein: MKKFLYTALVLGLVSCQQDKIGFVDNVKLMDGYQEKIEVENKFKAKAELMNKKRDSIAQAFQLEYQALQTKAQSWSQKKAQEELGLLQQKSQFLGQQMQQEEQQLQAEGQTEMDSVVSKVKKEIKAYGAANGYTYILTGGEGGSVLYGVEAKNLTTDVLKILNDKYKQ; the protein is encoded by the coding sequence ATGAAAAAGTTCCTTTATACTGCACTGGTTTTGGGCCTCGTTTCCTGCCAACAAGATAAGATCGGTTTTGTTGACAACGTAAAATTGATGGACGGCTATCAAGAAAAAATAGAAGTGGAGAATAAGTTCAAGGCCAAAGCCGAGCTCATGAACAAGAAGCGGGACAGTATTGCCCAGGCGTTTCAGCTGGAGTATCAAGCCCTACAGACCAAAGCACAAAGTTGGTCCCAGAAAAAAGCGCAGGAAGAACTGGGGCTATTGCAACAAAAGAGCCAGTTCCTTGGACAACAGATGCAACAAGAAGAACAACAGCTACAAGCCGAAGGTCAAACAGAAATGGATAGTGTGGTCAGTAAGGTGAAAAAAGAAATCAAAGCTTACGGAGCGGCCAATGGTTATACGTATATCCTAACCGGAGGTGAAGGGGGAAGCGTACTTTATGGCGTTGAAGCAAAAAACCTGACCACTGATGTCCTCAAAATACTAAATGATAAGTACAAGCAATAA
- a CDS encoding class I SAM-dependent methyltransferase, with product MKSYLKTNDFFLSNEAFELLYDEKLDMLVTSPQPVNIEKYYETDNYISHSDGEGTLLEKVYQRIKKRNLQKKVALIEKYTKDQKTLLDVGAGTGDFLRHAKNKEWKVFGVEPNTNARKLASQKEIDLEEDLVTIRGMKFSVITLWHVLEHLPNLKENIKRLSHMLEEGGTLIVAVPNFKSYDAKSYGRFWAAYDVPRHLWHFSRTAIARLFLKEGMELKKVKPMWFDSFYVSLLSEEYKTGKKNWIKAGLLGLVSNISGMINKEYSSHIYILQKSK from the coding sequence ATGAAGTCGTATTTAAAAACGAATGACTTTTTTCTATCGAATGAAGCTTTTGAATTGCTTTATGATGAGAAATTGGACATGTTGGTCACCTCTCCACAACCCGTCAACATAGAAAAGTATTACGAGACGGATAATTACATTTCCCATTCCGATGGAGAAGGCACGCTTCTGGAAAAGGTGTACCAGCGAATCAAAAAACGGAACCTCCAAAAAAAAGTTGCTTTGATCGAAAAGTACACTAAAGACCAAAAGACCCTTTTGGATGTTGGAGCGGGAACAGGGGATTTTTTACGTCACGCAAAAAACAAAGAATGGAAGGTTTTTGGAGTGGAACCCAACACAAATGCACGAAAACTGGCATCACAAAAAGAAATTGACCTGGAAGAGGATTTGGTCACTATTCGGGGAATGAAGTTTTCGGTCATTACCTTATGGCATGTGTTGGAACATTTGCCCAACCTCAAGGAAAACATTAAACGGTTGTCCCATATGTTGGAAGAAGGGGGAACCCTTATTGTCGCAGTCCCCAATTTCAAATCCTACGATGCTAAATCCTATGGCCGCTTTTGGGCGGCCTATGACGTACCACGTCACTTATGGCATTTTTCCAGAACAGCAATAGCGCGATTGTTTCTAAAGGAAGGAATGGAACTGAAAAAGGTAAAACCCATGTGGTTTGATTCCTTTTATGTTTCCCTTTTAAGTGAGGAATATAAAACCGGTAAAAAGAATTGGATAAAGGCTGGATTGCTCGGTTTGGTTTCCAATATCAGTGGAATGATCAACAAAGAATACAGTTCCCATATCTATATCTTGCAAAAAAGCAAATAG
- the mnmG gene encoding tRNA uridine-5-carboxymethylaminomethyl(34) synthesis enzyme MnmG: protein MFEKEYDVIVVGGGHAGAEAVAAAANMGSRTLLVTMNLQTIGQMSCNPAMGGIAKGQIVREIDALGGYSGIVTDKSAIQFKMLNKSKGPAMWSPRAQNDRMRFAEEWRLALEQTPNVDFYQEMVSGLLVDNDQVVGVRTSLGIDVRGKAVVLTNGTFLNGLIHIGEKQFGGGRAGERAATGITEQLVDIGFDSGRMKTGTPPRVDGRSLDYDVMIPQPGDQNPEKFSYLNTPVLEKQRDCHMTHTSTLVHDLLREGFDRSPMFNGRIKSIGPRYCPSIEDKIHRFSDKEAHQIFVEPEGWNTVEVYVNGFSTSLPEDVQYRALRSVKGFENVKFFRPGYAIEYDYFPPTQLKHTLETKLIKNLYFAGQINGTTGYEEAASQGLMAGINAHLQINEKDPFILKRDEAYIGVLIDDLITKGTEEPYRMFTSRAEYRTLLRQDNADIRLTPKGYALGLAKKERLHRMEEKKEKSDAFVSFFRKTSFSPDEINPILEEIGTAKVKQSDKMFKVFSRPKVTMDHMMQLDSVMEYVSSNSLDTEVMEQAEIQVKYSGYIEKEKNNADKLQRLENIKIPEGFDYSKLKSLSSEAREKLLEIQPVTISQASRISGVSPSDISVLLVFLGR, encoded by the coding sequence ATGTTTGAAAAAGAATATGATGTAATTGTGGTTGGAGGTGGCCATGCTGGAGCGGAAGCTGTTGCCGCTGCTGCCAACATGGGCTCCAGGACGTTGTTGGTAACAATGAACCTGCAAACCATTGGACAGATGTCCTGCAACCCGGCTATGGGGGGTATTGCAAAAGGACAGATTGTTCGGGAAATAGACGCCTTGGGGGGCTATAGTGGAATTGTTACGGACAAATCGGCCATTCAATTTAAAATGCTCAACAAATCCAAAGGCCCGGCAATGTGGAGCCCCCGAGCTCAGAACGATAGGATGCGCTTTGCAGAGGAATGGCGGTTGGCCCTTGAGCAAACACCCAATGTTGATTTTTACCAGGAGATGGTTTCGGGCTTGTTGGTCGATAATGACCAAGTCGTTGGGGTTAGGACATCTTTGGGTATTGATGTGAGGGGAAAGGCGGTTGTGCTTACCAACGGTACGTTTTTGAATGGATTGATTCATATTGGTGAGAAACAATTTGGGGGCGGAAGAGCAGGTGAGAGGGCGGCAACGGGCATCACGGAGCAATTGGTGGATATCGGATTCGATAGCGGGCGAATGAAAACCGGTACACCGCCAAGGGTGGATGGGAGATCTTTGGATTACGACGTTATGATTCCACAACCTGGGGACCAAAACCCGGAAAAGTTCTCCTATTTGAATACACCTGTATTGGAGAAGCAGCGTGATTGCCATATGACGCACACAAGCACCTTGGTTCATGATTTGCTTAGGGAAGGATTTGATCGCTCACCAATGTTCAATGGACGGATCAAAAGTATCGGCCCCCGATACTGCCCTTCCATAGAGGATAAAATACACCGCTTTTCCGATAAGGAGGCACATCAGATTTTTGTAGAACCGGAGGGATGGAACACAGTTGAGGTTTATGTAAATGGATTTTCAACCTCGCTGCCGGAAGATGTTCAGTATAGGGCACTGCGTTCCGTAAAGGGTTTTGAGAATGTAAAGTTTTTTAGGCCTGGCTACGCAATTGAATATGATTATTTCCCACCGACACAGTTAAAACACACCTTGGAAACCAAGTTGATCAAAAACCTTTATTTCGCGGGGCAGATCAATGGCACTACCGGCTATGAAGAAGCAGCGTCACAAGGCTTGATGGCAGGAATAAATGCCCATTTACAAATTAATGAAAAGGACCCCTTTATTTTAAAAAGGGATGAGGCCTATATTGGGGTATTAATAGATGATTTAATTACCAAAGGAACGGAGGAACCGTATCGAATGTTTACCTCCCGGGCCGAATATCGGACATTATTACGGCAAGATAATGCGGATATTCGGTTAACACCAAAAGGGTATGCATTGGGTTTGGCAAAGAAGGAGCGTTTACATAGAATGGAAGAAAAAAAGGAAAAGTCCGATGCTTTTGTTTCTTTTTTCAGGAAAACGAGTTTTTCTCCAGACGAAATCAACCCGATTTTAGAAGAGATTGGGACGGCTAAGGTGAAACAATCGGACAAAATGTTCAAGGTGTTTTCCAGGCCAAAAGTAACCATGGACCATATGATGCAGTTGGATTCGGTCATGGAATATGTTAGCAGCAATAGTCTGGACACTGAAGTAATGGAACAGGCAGAAATTCAGGTGAAGTACTCTGGATACATTGAAAAGGAAAAAAACAATGCGGACAAATTGCAGCGCTTGGAAAATATTAAAATCCCGGAGGGCTTCGATTATTCAAAATTAAAGTCGCTTTCTTCCGAGGCGAGGGAAAAATTACTGGAGATTCAGCCCGTTACAATTTCACAAGCTTCTAGAATTAGCGGCGTGTCCCCATCGGACATTAGTGTGCTTTTGGTGTTTTTGGGAAGATAG
- the ybeY gene encoding rRNA maturation RNase YbeY — MAIHYNYKTDFRLLSEFDYSDWVSRIVSSEGYVLGELSFIFCGDNYLHEMNRTYLNHDTLTDIITFDYSTGKTISGDVFISIERVADNAKGFDVREEEELRRVMAHGALHLLGYNDKTEEESLVMRAKENEKMKLFHVEH; from the coding sequence ATGGCAATCCATTATAATTACAAAACGGATTTTAGACTGTTGTCAGAATTCGATTATTCCGATTGGGTTAGTAGGATAGTATCTTCCGAGGGATATGTTCTAGGAGAGTTGTCCTTTATTTTTTGTGGGGACAACTATTTACATGAGATGAACAGAACCTATTTGAATCACGACACCCTAACGGACATCATCACTTTTGATTATTCGACAGGGAAGACGATTTCCGGAGATGTTTTTATATCCATTGAACGGGTGGCCGACAACGCCAAGGGATTTGATGTTCGGGAGGAAGAAGAGTTGCGACGGGTAATGGCACATGGTGCATTGCACCTATTAGGGTATAATGATAAAACCGAGGAAGAGTCATTGGTGATGCGCGCAAAGGAAAATGAAAAAATGAAATTGTTCCACGTGGAACATTGA
- the gltX gene encoding glutamate--tRNA ligase: MGKKTRVRFAPSPTGPLHIGGVRTALFNYLFAKKNGGDFVLRIEDTDQSRRVEGAEEYIIEAMKWCGIPFDEDPTKPGAFGPYRQSERKHLYKQYALELITKGHAYYAFDTSEKLDFHRKDHEAKGKTFIYNWHNRLKLDNSLSLSEEETHAKLNSGQPYVIRFKSPQDQKLVLQDVIRGDIEIDTNVLDDKILFKSDGMPTYHLANIVDDHLMEISHVIRGEEWLPSLALHHLLYDAFGWEKPIFAHLPLIMKPTGKGKLSKRDGEKGGFPVFPLSWKESQGYRETGYFPEAVLNFMAFLGWNPGTEQELFSLEELVQEFSLERVNKSGARFDPEKTKWYNHQWLQKKNDGELALLFDSILDDHKIPSNVRHDGYVEKVISLIKERANFVQDLWELGSYFFETPATYAEKAVKKQWKEDTPTIMEHLAEVLGSVEDYSSATLEANIKNWIGEQGYSFGKVMPPLRLVIVGDMMGPHLFDIMAVLGKEECLLRIRKAINTLS; this comes from the coding sequence ATGGGTAAAAAAACACGTGTTCGCTTTGCACCAAGTCCTACCGGACCTTTACATATTGGCGGTGTCCGTACGGCACTTTTCAATTATTTGTTTGCCAAAAAAAACGGTGGTGATTTCGTCCTTCGCATAGAGGATACCGATCAAAGCCGCCGTGTGGAAGGCGCGGAGGAATACATCATTGAAGCCATGAAATGGTGCGGAATTCCTTTTGATGAGGATCCTACCAAGCCCGGGGCATTTGGGCCTTACCGACAAAGTGAACGCAAGCATTTATACAAACAATATGCTTTGGAACTTATAACCAAAGGACATGCGTATTATGCCTTCGATACCTCTGAAAAATTGGATTTTCATCGAAAAGATCATGAGGCCAAGGGTAAAACCTTTATCTACAACTGGCACAATCGTTTAAAACTGGACAATTCCCTTTCCCTATCAGAAGAAGAAACCCATGCCAAACTCAATTCCGGCCAACCCTATGTTATTCGATTTAAATCCCCGCAGGACCAAAAATTGGTCTTACAGGATGTGATCCGAGGGGACATCGAAATAGATACCAATGTGCTGGACGATAAAATACTCTTTAAAAGCGATGGCATGCCCACCTACCATTTGGCCAATATTGTAGATGACCATCTCATGGAAATAAGTCATGTCATTAGGGGAGAGGAATGGCTTCCTTCTTTGGCTTTGCACCATTTGTTATATGATGCTTTTGGCTGGGAGAAACCCATTTTTGCCCATTTACCTTTAATTATGAAGCCTACGGGAAAAGGTAAACTGAGCAAACGCGATGGTGAAAAAGGCGGCTTTCCGGTCTTTCCATTGTCCTGGAAGGAATCCCAGGGATATAGGGAAACTGGATATTTTCCTGAGGCGGTTCTAAATTTTATGGCGTTTTTGGGTTGGAACCCAGGAACAGAACAGGAATTGTTCTCGTTGGAAGAACTTGTCCAGGAGTTCTCACTGGAGCGGGTCAATAAATCCGGTGCTCGATTCGACCCAGAAAAAACCAAATGGTATAACCATCAATGGTTGCAGAAAAAGAATGATGGGGAATTGGCCCTCCTATTTGATTCGATTTTAGATGACCATAAAATTCCCAGCAATGTTCGGCACGACGGCTATGTGGAAAAAGTGATTTCACTCATCAAAGAACGGGCGAACTTTGTCCAGGACTTATGGGAATTGGGAAGCTACTTCTTTGAAACCCCGGCCACTTATGCGGAAAAAGCAGTCAAAAAACAGTGGAAGGAAGATACCCCGACCATCATGGAACACCTTGCGGAAGTATTAGGGTCCGTGGAAGACTATTCGTCGGCCACCCTTGAGGCCAATATTAAAAACTGGATTGGGGAACAAGGGTATTCCTTTGGGAAAGTAATGCCACCTTTACGTTTGGTCATTGTTGGGGATATGATGGGGCCCCATTTATTTGATATTATGGCGGTATTGGGGAAAGAGGAGTGTTTACTTAGGATACGTAAGGCAATTAATACGCTGTCTTAA
- a CDS encoding DUF6326 family protein, which translates to MAIPSNPLSNPKVNIKTKLACFWASLMFLYIYADYFGLMTPGDLEDMMNLKTPMGPTTPGMLIGFSVLLIIPALMIMASVVLRPQWNKWLNIVVALLYAVISILIIIGDMGNEWKKFFVLYQFVELFVFGMIIWYAIKWPRTP; encoded by the coding sequence ATGGCCATACCATCCAACCCGTTGAGCAACCCTAAAGTGAACATTAAAACAAAACTGGCTTGCTTTTGGGCTTCCCTCATGTTTTTATATATCTACGCTGATTATTTTGGTCTGATGACTCCCGGAGATCTGGAGGATATGATGAATTTAAAAACTCCAATGGGCCCTACCACACCTGGTATGTTGATCGGCTTTTCTGTTTTGCTCATCATTCCCGCATTGATGATAATGGCCTCGGTAGTTTTAAGACCCCAATGGAATAAATGGTTGAACATTGTCGTAGCCCTATTGTATGCGGTGATTTCCATTTTAATTATTATTGGTGATATGGGAAATGAATGGAAGAAATTCTTCGTGCTCTACCAATTTGTGGAACTATTTGTTTTTGGGATGATTATCTGGTATGCCATAAAATGGCCCAGAACACCTTAG